A genomic segment from Tuwongella immobilis encodes:
- a CDS encoding helicase-related protein encodes MSDSIDHLRKAIADWNPASVEAGPKPDQPGLPYAVWRFLSGWKYDREMVGTEFGADSAVLLRQVLRWSGGEVRLPKIRDSALPQLSLAGIEITSSGGLQAIPFCPKWIVNDKLDPADGIDSPPRHARTDKALPGERYLLDLGSGDGKSAYKSWQSAPQKEAVWRTLSMPRGSTSVVVLPTGTGKSLVFQLLAAHSQGITVVVVPTVALAMDQWRSACEIVPSLKPRYYAANDNADSVIDAVKSGDTRLLITSPEACVTGKLRAVLEKLATDGRLDNLVIDEVHIVETWGAFFRVDFQLLAGVRKTWLTNSTGRLRTLLFTATLTPSGREDLRSLFPAAKNGVWWEFLSQRLRPEMVYFDQRFASEDERAEGVMQCVWRLPRPAILYVTERKEAVHWFRKLRYEEGFQRVGCFHGDTPASERKKLLEEWRGDKIDLMVATSAFGLGVDKPDVRSVLHACYPEDMNRYYQEVGRGGRDGWTTVCVLMPTEKDKEVAYGLCPKLITPELLTERWESLSQPEFMRKVPNANEAVRQIDPAAVRTEMLGKRTGQENILWNKRLLLQLQRANLLILRGVSYEQGQDGEKSREWIEVELNFNPYRKVGELVEESRMEELAASASGLNRVAEYLGGKRCVSVVLAALYGDNVQRVCAGCRYCRVNEVTPRRSPELEWELSPRDESTPPAVIVSGLPDPVEERDRFRTLFRQCLELKQIQRFATTPGYFDQLASIMDDLYQELPIYLRKPYRIDVIEDSPAELLPGEMLAVFHLGQTASGAFAVRGGAKVIHWFRPPVTRENIRYPLHERGILDPGFFTSPEDWLRS; translated from the coding sequence ATGAGCGATTCCATTGACCACCTCCGGAAGGCGATTGCTGACTGGAACCCGGCATCTGTCGAGGCAGGGCCAAAGCCTGACCAGCCTGGGCTTCCTTACGCGGTTTGGAGGTTCCTGTCTGGGTGGAAATACGACCGAGAAATGGTTGGCACTGAGTTTGGAGCTGATTCTGCTGTGCTTTTGAGGCAAGTACTACGTTGGAGCGGAGGCGAAGTAAGGCTTCCAAAGATACGTGATAGCGCACTTCCGCAACTCTCTCTCGCCGGGATTGAGATCACTTCGTCAGGAGGCTTGCAAGCGATTCCGTTCTGCCCAAAATGGATCGTAAATGACAAACTCGATCCTGCGGACGGAATTGACTCTCCTCCGCGGCACGCGCGAACCGACAAGGCACTTCCTGGGGAGCGATACCTTCTTGATCTCGGATCGGGTGACGGCAAATCTGCCTATAAGAGTTGGCAGTCCGCCCCTCAAAAGGAAGCTGTTTGGCGAACACTTTCGATGCCACGCGGAAGCACAAGTGTCGTCGTGCTTCCGACGGGCACAGGCAAGAGTCTCGTCTTTCAGCTTCTCGCTGCTCACAGCCAAGGGATTACGGTTGTGGTGGTGCCAACCGTTGCCCTCGCAATGGACCAGTGGCGATCTGCGTGTGAAATCGTACCATCGTTGAAACCCCGATACTATGCCGCTAACGACAACGCAGATTCCGTAATTGATGCGGTGAAGTCTGGGGACACAAGACTCCTAATTACATCGCCTGAAGCGTGCGTAACCGGGAAACTCAGGGCGGTGTTAGAAAAGCTCGCAACCGATGGTAGGCTCGACAACCTCGTCATCGACGAAGTCCACATCGTAGAAACTTGGGGCGCGTTCTTTCGTGTTGATTTTCAACTGCTCGCAGGCGTTCGGAAGACGTGGCTCACAAATTCCACAGGCAGGCTTCGCACGCTGCTCTTTACGGCAACGCTAACACCGTCCGGGAGGGAAGACCTTCGCAGCTTGTTTCCCGCTGCGAAGAACGGGGTTTGGTGGGAGTTTCTAAGTCAACGCCTTCGCCCGGAGATGGTGTATTTTGATCAGCGGTTCGCTTCTGAAGACGAACGAGCAGAAGGTGTAATGCAGTGCGTCTGGCGTTTGCCACGACCAGCAATCCTGTACGTCACGGAACGAAAAGAGGCAGTTCATTGGTTTCGGAAACTTCGGTATGAAGAAGGATTCCAAAGGGTCGGTTGCTTTCACGGTGATACACCTGCTTCCGAGCGGAAGAAACTACTCGAGGAGTGGCGGGGAGACAAAATCGACCTGATGGTGGCGACATCCGCTTTCGGGCTTGGCGTGGATAAGCCCGACGTGCGTAGCGTGCTCCATGCCTGTTATCCAGAAGACATGAACCGCTACTACCAAGAGGTTGGACGCGGTGGCCGGGATGGGTGGACTACGGTATGTGTTCTGATGCCGACTGAGAAGGACAAGGAGGTTGCATATGGTCTCTGCCCCAAACTTATAACCCCAGAGCTTCTGACTGAGCGTTGGGAGTCCTTGTCTCAGCCCGAGTTCATGCGGAAGGTACCGAATGCGAATGAAGCCGTGCGGCAGATTGATCCCGCTGCCGTCCGTACGGAGATGCTTGGCAAGCGAACCGGCCAAGAGAATATCCTCTGGAACAAACGACTCCTGCTTCAACTGCAACGTGCCAACCTGCTGATTCTGCGAGGAGTGAGTTACGAGCAGGGGCAGGACGGTGAGAAGTCACGAGAATGGATCGAGGTCGAACTCAACTTCAATCCGTACCGCAAAGTCGGCGAGTTAGTCGAGGAATCGCGAATGGAGGAACTCGCCGCCTCGGCAAGCGGGTTAAACCGAGTCGCCGAATACCTCGGCGGCAAGCGGTGTGTATCGGTGGTACTTGCCGCTCTCTACGGTGACAACGTGCAGCGAGTTTGCGCGGGATGCAGGTACTGTCGAGTTAATGAGGTGACTCCTCGCCGCTCCCCGGAGTTGGAGTGGGAGTTGTCGCCCCGCGATGAGAGTACGCCGCCGGCTGTGATTGTGAGCGGCCTTCCCGATCCTGTGGAAGAGCGGGATCGTTTCCGTACCTTGTTCCGGCAGTGCCTTGAACTAAAACAGATTCAGCGTTTTGCGACCACGCCAGGTTACTTTGACCAACTAGCTTCGATCATGGACGACCTCTATCAAGAGTTGCCGATTTACCTTAGAAAACCGTACCGTATAGATGTCATTGAAGACTCGCCGGCGGAACTTCTTCCTGGAGAGATGCTAGCGGTCTTCCACCTTGGCCAAACCGCATCCGGTGCCTTCGCTGTACGCGGCGGAGCCAAGGTTATTCACTGGTTTCGACCACCAGTTACCCGAGAAAATATCCGTTACCCGCTTCATGAGCGGGGGATACTCGATCCTGGATTTTTTACGAGTCCGGAAGATTGGCTCCGCTCGTAA
- a CDS encoding SNF2-related protein encodes MLGFYVHHPNFKIGKVDKVELAILSVYFFQDGAAKLFEKSAFSEGELTRTYLPLGTRCDASGRGCRIDEIKEWIQDRQPVVYLVTTDDGLQLQVNETELVPAEIVRDNPVASLSGLQQEGYPIFAARSELVDASADVVRQGGGLTALLSSRIDVRPHQAYVAGVVLQDRLRRYILADEVGLGKTIEAGIVVQDLLSVRPSAKVLVLCPGALTQQWLCEFYTKFSTRVFTLLDLYSTPDRLSPEQRRTVIAPLHAISGPHRTWLKDAEWDLVIVDEVHHLLVADDAFSFVKALSENVGSILLLSALPAQQRKTEFLRLLALLEPERYTGTPPEDFDRLYDAQPEIGRHLRRLRRRLEESPPDPVEIKEVVSQAIAVHALRGDEVLQSQGNAVLQAEQGVEHAGLRFLKTAADRSRINRRIVRNRRERLVEDGLLEKTVRKFLPTAYDPGQPEIDAIQSAMRLARKLHGQLDPIVWSAFGRVLMQSFSHPETAAELLSKLKGVNPGHQRAAPELLGNLAGTRGWVQYLDSLLGAARSWFSDDDISECIEAVDLWRNSETGLARIDALVELVDKYGGEYKKIVIFAGYPGLVDHLVPPLHEAFEFESVCEFRSDMSLTEKEASVDRFRKDKEAYFLISDESGGEGRNFQFAGAVVHFDTPWYVSRIEQRIGRLDRIGHANTEIPVGVLFSRGTVEDDFVKCLADGFKVYERSVSGLEFSLRELELGIVTSLLGPERRTADELVSDLCEQVEQERVREENEAVLDEASFNREAAERYRRSNSLAEAELRLEKAFTEFIWKVAAGKPAREKYDREFPKGIWEFEAGQFQHIKVEFPGQGKPEQTTTPKGTFRRQIAQARLDLQFFSVGHWFFDGVMNAIHTQQCGRVYAVDVAVPDKPQWFGFEFVLLAVPDLEPLGGNAGLVSRAMRVFTAQPLHLFVDGAGKVEIDGDALLKLRRELKNEDKDRTWWNLTKSKAIRVPIPFGGQDGWRRAVQNAHSIAIPEAKRQFEDSIGSEVEMVLLSLTEQQRQAEQNDSHELEGLKHLELAIRNWRVVVDGTGFLSVNGQLGRGK; translated from the coding sequence GTGCTTGGTTTTTATGTTCACCACCCGAATTTTAAAATCGGCAAAGTCGACAAAGTCGAACTGGCCATCTTGTCGGTATATTTCTTCCAAGATGGGGCAGCTAAACTCTTCGAGAAATCGGCGTTTTCGGAAGGTGAACTTACTCGCACATACCTTCCATTGGGCACTAGGTGCGATGCCTCTGGTCGCGGTTGCCGGATTGACGAAATCAAGGAGTGGATTCAGGACCGACAACCAGTTGTGTACTTGGTTACGACTGACGATGGTCTTCAACTTCAGGTGAATGAAACGGAACTCGTTCCAGCCGAGATCGTCAGGGATAATCCGGTCGCAAGCCTTTCTGGACTTCAACAAGAAGGGTATCCGATTTTCGCGGCGCGAAGCGAACTGGTAGATGCGTCTGCCGATGTCGTGCGTCAGGGTGGAGGACTAACGGCGCTACTGTCTAGCCGGATCGACGTGCGTCCACACCAAGCCTATGTGGCCGGGGTTGTGCTTCAGGACCGCCTTCGGCGATACATCCTTGCCGACGAAGTTGGGCTTGGGAAAACGATTGAGGCCGGAATCGTTGTCCAAGATCTGTTGAGCGTTCGCCCCTCAGCAAAAGTTCTCGTCCTCTGCCCCGGAGCGCTTACGCAGCAGTGGCTCTGCGAGTTTTACACAAAGTTCAGCACTCGAGTCTTCACGCTGCTTGACCTCTACTCCACGCCCGACAGACTTTCACCTGAACAGCGACGGACAGTGATTGCGCCGCTTCATGCCATCAGCGGGCCGCACAGAACGTGGCTAAAGGATGCCGAGTGGGACTTGGTCATAGTCGATGAAGTGCATCACCTGCTCGTAGCCGACGATGCGTTCTCGTTTGTAAAGGCTTTGTCGGAGAACGTCGGCTCAATTCTGCTTCTTAGCGCCCTGCCGGCGCAACAGCGAAAGACCGAGTTCCTTCGGCTTCTCGCTCTGCTCGAACCCGAACGATACACCGGCACTCCACCAGAGGATTTCGATCGCCTCTACGATGCACAGCCTGAAATCGGTCGCCACCTGCGGCGGTTGCGGCGTCGGCTTGAAGAATCGCCACCTGATCCTGTCGAAATCAAGGAAGTGGTTTCTCAGGCAATCGCAGTGCATGCCCTCCGAGGCGATGAAGTTCTTCAGTCGCAAGGAAACGCAGTCCTTCAGGCAGAGCAAGGAGTCGAGCACGCGGGTCTTAGGTTTCTTAAAACTGCGGCAGATCGTTCAAGAATCAACCGCCGCATCGTGCGGAACCGCCGCGAGCGACTCGTTGAAGACGGTTTGCTTGAGAAGACCGTGCGGAAATTCCTGCCAACCGCTTATGACCCCGGACAGCCGGAGATTGATGCCATTCAATCTGCGATGCGCCTTGCAAGAAAACTCCACGGGCAACTCGACCCCATCGTCTGGTCGGCTTTTGGCCGGGTTTTGATGCAGAGTTTTTCGCATCCGGAAACTGCGGCAGAACTGTTGTCGAAGCTCAAAGGAGTAAATCCCGGACATCAAAGGGCTGCACCTGAACTCTTGGGGAACCTTGCTGGAACCAGAGGTTGGGTGCAATACCTCGATTCGCTTCTGGGTGCAGCCCGTTCATGGTTTTCTGACGACGATATTTCGGAGTGCATCGAAGCAGTTGACCTTTGGCGAAACTCGGAAACTGGCCTAGCGCGCATTGATGCGTTGGTGGAACTCGTTGACAAGTATGGGGGGGAGTACAAGAAAATCGTCATTTTCGCCGGGTATCCCGGTTTGGTTGATCATCTGGTTCCACCACTTCACGAAGCTTTCGAGTTCGAGTCGGTTTGCGAGTTCCGAAGCGACATGAGCCTTACGGAGAAGGAAGCAAGCGTTGATCGCTTCCGCAAGGATAAGGAAGCGTACTTCCTAATCTCTGACGAAAGTGGTGGCGAAGGCCGAAACTTCCAGTTCGCAGGTGCCGTCGTCCACTTCGACACGCCCTGGTATGTGAGCCGAATCGAGCAGCGAATCGGGCGGCTTGACCGGATTGGCCATGCTAACACTGAAATTCCTGTTGGCGTCCTTTTTAGTCGAGGCACTGTCGAAGATGATTTCGTTAAGTGTCTCGCGGATGGATTCAAGGTTTATGAGCGATCGGTGAGCGGTCTTGAGTTCTCTCTTCGGGAACTTGAGCTTGGCATTGTTACTTCCCTGCTTGGGCCAGAGCGTCGCACCGCGGATGAACTCGTATCCGATCTTTGCGAGCAAGTCGAGCAGGAACGGGTGCGCGAGGAAAACGAGGCTGTGTTGGATGAAGCCTCGTTTAACCGAGAAGCTGCCGAGCGATACCGGCGTAGCAATTCACTGGCAGAGGCGGAACTCAGGCTGGAGAAGGCGTTTACTGAGTTTATTTGGAAGGTAGCGGCCGGGAAACCGGCTCGTGAGAAGTATGACCGCGAATTTCCGAAAGGCATCTGGGAGTTTGAGGCGGGGCAGTTTCAGCACATAAAGGTAGAGTTCCCAGGACAGGGAAAACCTGAGCAAACCACAACGCCGAAGGGGACATTTCGGCGACAGATTGCTCAGGCGCGATTAGACCTTCAGTTCTTTTCCGTCGGGCACTGGTTCTTCGATGGTGTCATGAACGCAATCCACACACAGCAGTGCGGTCGCGTGTACGCAGTTGATGTCGCTGTTCCCGACAAGCCACAGTGGTTTGGATTTGAGTTTGTGTTGCTTGCAGTTCCCGATCTTGAACCGCTTGGCGGAAACGCTGGCCTTGTGAGCCGTGCGATGCGAGTTTTCACAGCGCAACCGCTTCACCTCTTTGTCGATGGAGCCGGAAAGGTTGAGATCGACGGCGATGCACTCTTAAAACTTCGCCGCGAACTCAAGAACGAAGACAAAGATCGCACCTGGTGGAACCTTACCAAATCAAAGGCGATACGGGTGCCGATCCCGTTCGGTGGTCAAGACGGATGGCGGCGAGCGGTACAGAACGCTCACTCGATTGCGATTCCGGAAGCGAAGCGCCAGTTCGAGGACTCCATCGGGTCTGAAGTGGAAATGGTTCTCCTGTCGCTCACCGAACAACAGCGGCAAGCGGAGCAAAATGACTCACATGAGTTGGAGGGACTCAAGCATTTAGAACTAGCAATTCGGAACTGGCGAGTCGTTGTCGATGGAACCGGCTTCCTCTCAGTAAATGGCCAATTGGGGAGGGGGAAATGA
- a CDS encoding transposase, whose product MHASLGEQVHHADGKNRRPKTGIVDNQTFKTTEQGDPRGYDGGKKVNGRKRHIVVDTLGRIGGGITPVSIQDWDGAEEVTLQAKRAATRMAQVFADSAYEAMVFWAEWFAASRAKPDFWTGS is encoded by the coding sequence ATCCACGCTTCTCTGGGCGAGCAGGTCCACCATGCCGATGGGAAAAACCGGCGACCAAAGACCGGAATTGTAGACAATCAGACCTTCAAGACGACTGAGCAGGGTGACCCGCGGGGGTACGATGGAGGAAAAAAGGTGAACGGCCGCAAACGGCACATTGTCGTTGATACCCTTGGGCGAATCGGGGGGGGCATCACACCAGTTTCGATCCAAGACTGGGACGGAGCCGAGGAGGTGACGCTGCAGGCGAAACGCGCGGCCACCCGCATGGCTCAGGTGTTCGCGGACTCGGCCTATGAGGCGATGGTGTTCTGGGCGGAGTGGTTCGCCGCCTCACGCGCTAAACCGGATTTCTGGACAGGCTCTTAG
- a CDS encoding transposase, whose translation MTNAQWRRGSHLVPKPKPGGRPPKYTRREIVNAILYQGREGCTWRALPYDLPPYRIVFFYFRAWQANGT comes from the coding sequence TTGACGAATGCCCAGTGGCGGCGGGGGAGCCATCTCGTTCCAAAGCCCAAACCGGGTGGCCGCCCTCCAAAATACACCCGGCGGGAGATCGTCAACGCCATCTTGTATCAGGGCCGCGAGGGCTGTACTTGGCGAGCATTGCCATACGACCTGCCGCCGTACCGGATCGTGTTCTTCTACTTCCGGGCCTGGCAGGCCAACGGCACCTAA
- a CDS encoding LysR substrate-binding domain-containing protein, translating into MSDSKPIDSSVPDPSPDTQKTGTTSEQETKRLSLNHIHTFRLVGTRIMNSREVTSIRQLAKTLRGKGHLEITASGIRDAEKCLRTHFNSETRLFSFVNKKRLVGLTDSGAQVLARCHQIHAALDGQTTNHQRTYSVVATAGSVLHDVIPDVIRNQFDHSDSFTRILFDTFVPSRIAMQLAEGRVDLGLAWHGGTSETAPSSSLKNVELLEIQPISDPVGLCVLVHSDDPLASRSGSLTLADLADKTIVYPPLAPIRQTAAEIPNSRRVRVADFPAVAKHVASGLGLGLYPNHPVHTRPIRRQHGIRIIPLDFHRKIQLCSYTRLRARIPDSVQELLDALKDVVSQSVRESRWQADRSILFDQIDWCGEWTLWEPSGNNRFRSCRAIINGDLTLTVEGTNGTAKYSGRCSANYLNFCLEEGTGYASLTFTLAIRHEDFRSAFLGTAVRFFDNLGSLVQPVVLTRNTLRASEPYWIADRLYV; encoded by the coding sequence GTGTCTGATTCGAAACCAATCGATTCAAGTGTTCCAGATCCAAGCCCTGACACCCAAAAGACTGGAACCACATCGGAGCAGGAAACTAAACGACTCAGCCTGAATCATATTCACACGTTCCGATTAGTTGGTACCCGGATCATGAACAGCCGGGAAGTAACCTCGATTCGCCAACTTGCAAAAACGCTTCGTGGAAAAGGTCATTTAGAGATCACCGCATCTGGGATTCGAGATGCTGAAAAATGCCTCCGAACACACTTCAACTCAGAGACTCGATTGTTTTCGTTTGTAAATAAAAAACGTCTGGTCGGATTAACGGATAGTGGAGCCCAAGTGCTGGCACGTTGCCACCAGATTCACGCAGCTCTCGACGGGCAGACAACGAATCACCAACGAACTTACAGCGTCGTCGCGACAGCAGGGTCCGTTTTACATGATGTAATCCCAGATGTGATTAGAAATCAGTTTGATCATTCGGATTCGTTCACGCGAATTTTATTCGACACATTCGTGCCGTCTCGGATCGCCATGCAATTGGCGGAAGGTCGTGTCGATCTCGGCCTCGCTTGGCATGGCGGTACCAGCGAAACGGCTCCGTCTTCGAGCCTCAAGAACGTCGAATTGCTTGAAATTCAACCGATCAGCGATCCTGTCGGGCTTTGCGTTTTAGTACACTCAGACGATCCTTTGGCATCTCGGTCAGGATCGTTGACACTCGCCGACTTGGCGGATAAGACAATCGTCTATCCTCCATTGGCTCCGATTCGACAGACTGCTGCTGAGATCCCGAATTCTCGCCGGGTACGGGTTGCTGATTTTCCAGCTGTTGCAAAACACGTTGCCTCGGGGCTTGGGCTTGGTCTCTATCCCAATCATCCTGTGCACACGCGCCCGATTCGCCGTCAGCATGGAATTCGAATCATTCCGCTCGATTTTCATCGGAAAATTCAACTCTGTTCTTACACCCGATTAAGAGCTCGAATCCCGGACTCGGTTCAGGAACTGCTCGATGCCTTGAAAGACGTGGTTAGTCAATCCGTTCGCGAATCTCGCTGGCAGGCAGACCGATCCATCTTGTTCGATCAGATCGATTGGTGTGGGGAATGGACTCTGTGGGAACCTAGTGGCAATAATCGATTCCGTTCCTGTCGTGCCATCATCAATGGTGATCTGACATTAACAGTTGAGGGAACCAACGGAACTGCAAAATATAGTGGGCGTTGCTCGGCGAATTATCTCAACTTCTGTCTCGAGGAGGGGACCGGTTATGCATCATTGACGTTTACTCTCGCTATCCGCCATGAAGATTTCAGATCGGCATTTTTGGGAACAGCGGTTCGATTCTTCGATAACCTAGGATCGCTCGTCCAGCCAGTTGTCCTGACTCGAAATACCTTGAGAGCTTCGGAACCGTACTGGATTGCTGATCGTCTTTATGTTTGA
- a CDS encoding RNA polymerase sigma factor — protein sequence MTNSNGIRTNALQHAQQQSCPPRITLCQNNEVCSKAMDFLFHSYVCVIYGIGCRFASGHEDDVVQRTVLKILQNPGLFDSSMNQEAFIRTIAFREAMEIHREEGRFNRARQDKARTASLPSDSDPQYLAEVRMDVQELLESLPTNEKAVVRLVLAGISSEAGAASLQISISAFRSRKQRAFQRLRRRVAQLVD from the coding sequence ATGACGAATTCCAACGGCATCCGCACGAATGCTCTGCAGCACGCCCAGCAACAATCCTGCCCCCCGCGAATCACGTTATGCCAGAACAACGAAGTCTGTTCCAAGGCGATGGATTTCCTCTTTCACAGCTATGTGTGCGTGATCTACGGCATTGGGTGTCGGTTCGCTTCGGGACATGAGGACGATGTTGTTCAACGAACCGTTCTCAAGATTTTGCAAAACCCTGGACTTTTTGATTCGAGTATGAATCAAGAAGCATTCATCAGGACGATTGCGTTTCGAGAAGCAATGGAAATTCATCGGGAAGAAGGGCGCTTCAATCGTGCCCGACAGGACAAAGCTCGGACGGCATCCTTGCCATCCGATTCAGACCCGCAATATTTAGCAGAAGTCCGCATGGATGTTCAGGAGCTTCTTGAATCGCTCCCCACCAACGAGAAAGCTGTTGTTCGGTTGGTCCTCGCCGGCATATCAAGTGAAGCCGGAGCAGCGTCGCTACAAATCTCCATTTCCGCATTCCGCAGTCGGAAACAGCGGGCATTTCAACGCCTTCGACGTCGAGTCGCCCAATTGGTCGACTGA
- a CDS encoding VWA domain-containing protein, whose amino-acid sequence MKAEVAIQEAQNAVSVLDPKLDRIGFAAFDQSYSTVLAPTHDFRRVKPALRQVWNIVTNPEPRGSNLFRAIGEMEDAFHAHSADRIQVGLVLTDGGDSSGDAAEAAGFRSQLFMQTRPGKRHIEVIAIGRDQSVDYGALGRYAKVGNLSLLDGPDSLGAVVRRSLFRVVAKVTGAAEISTENVTLKMLAATLAVERIGIDLMFLFDCSSSMNRFEVTLPEATTR is encoded by the coding sequence ATGAAAGCCGAGGTCGCGATTCAAGAAGCTCAGAATGCGGTTTCGGTTTTGGATCCCAAGTTGGATCGGATTGGATTCGCGGCATTTGATCAATCTTACTCCACGGTGCTCGCGCCGACCCATGACTTTCGGCGGGTGAAACCCGCGCTTCGACAAGTCTGGAACATTGTTACGAATCCCGAGCCTCGTGGCTCCAATCTCTTTCGCGCAATTGGAGAAATGGAAGATGCGTTTCACGCCCACAGTGCGGATCGCATTCAAGTCGGATTGGTGCTTACGGATGGCGGCGATAGCTCTGGAGACGCCGCGGAAGCCGCTGGATTCCGTTCTCAATTGTTCATGCAGACTCGTCCAGGAAAACGGCACATTGAAGTGATTGCCATCGGCCGCGATCAATCCGTTGATTACGGTGCGTTAGGGCGTTACGCCAAAGTTGGCAATTTGAGCTTGCTCGATGGCCCAGATAGCCTTGGGGCCGTCGTCCGTCGGTCGCTCTTTCGCGTCGTCGCGAAGGTGACAGGAGCCGCAGAGATCAGCACCGAAAACGTAACGCTGAAAATGTTGGCGGCAACACTCGCTGTTGAGCGGATCGGGATCGACCTGATGTTCTTGTTTGATTGCAGTAGCAGTATGAATCGCTTTGAAGTGACACTGCCAGAGGCGACAACACGATGA
- a CDS encoding ParB/RepB/Spo0J family partition protein produces the protein MNTQLLAIDDIVPSPHNPPGRLTPEDPELQSLCESIRSYGVREPPTVYRDVKTGRYVLLSGHRRWYCAKECGHAELLCLVTEPPNGAGEEQLRQATVNIHRRDYTPIQFAKLIEGLMTECSLTGKEVAAKLNVSPALVSTHLSLLRLNEEHQQQIEAGNISLSVGQLMSQTENPSLRVQLAEMASRGASRKQVADAIKGERSKPKGKRIAIRSGAISVAVDHQSSLAALIRELGSILRDARRAAANGKNLDEFTQDLTANPEGEAP, from the coding sequence ATGAACACCCAATTGCTGGCAATCGATGACATTGTCCCAAGCCCACATAATCCGCCTGGTCGATTGACACCGGAGGACCCCGAACTTCAATCGTTGTGCGAATCGATCCGTTCCTATGGGGTACGTGAGCCGCCGACGGTCTATCGAGATGTCAAAACAGGACGGTATGTGCTCCTGTCCGGGCATCGCCGCTGGTATTGCGCGAAAGAGTGTGGCCATGCTGAGCTGCTTTGTCTGGTGACGGAACCGCCGAATGGGGCTGGGGAAGAACAGCTTCGTCAAGCGACCGTCAACATTCATCGCCGGGACTATACGCCCATTCAGTTCGCGAAACTAATCGAAGGTCTGATGACCGAGTGCTCGCTGACTGGCAAAGAGGTCGCCGCGAAACTCAATGTATCGCCCGCGTTAGTGTCAACGCACCTCAGCCTTCTGCGCCTGAACGAAGAGCACCAACAGCAGATCGAAGCGGGGAACATTTCGCTCTCCGTGGGGCAGTTGATGAGCCAAACGGAGAATCCTTCTCTGCGTGTTCAACTCGCGGAGATGGCTTCTCGGGGGGCCAGTCGGAAACAAGTGGCCGATGCAATCAAAGGAGAACGATCCAAACCCAAAGGCAAACGGATTGCAATCCGCAGCGGAGCGATTTCCGTGGCGGTTGATCATCAATCATCGCTTGCCGCACTGATTCGCGAATTAGGGAGCATCCTTCGGGATGCACGGCGAGCGGCTGCGAACG